In Bacteroidota bacterium, a single window of DNA contains:
- the sucD gene encoding succinate--CoA ligase subunit alpha, with protein sequence MSILVNKNSKIIVQGFTGGEGTFHSEQMIAYGTNIVGGVTPNKGGQLHLGKPVFNTVEDAVKATAADTSVIFVPPAYAAGAIMEAAQAGIKVVVCITEGIPTKDMIQVKHYLTDFDCRLIGPNCPGIITPGEAKVGIMPGFIHTPGHVGIVSRSGTLTYEAVDQITKLGLGQSTAIGIGGDPIIGTTTKDAVQLFMADPDTHGIVLIGEIGGDMEADAAEWIKENSTKPVVSFIAGATAPKGRTMGHAGAIISGKDDTAQAKKEKLISCGIHVVDSPADIGTKMAELLK encoded by the coding sequence ATGAGCATATTAGTAAATAAAAATTCAAAAATAATTGTACAAGGTTTTACCGGTGGCGAAGGAACTTTTCACTCTGAGCAAATGATAGCTTACGGAACAAATATCGTTGGTGGAGTGACTCCGAATAAAGGTGGACAGTTGCATTTAGGGAAACCTGTTTTTAATACAGTTGAAGATGCGGTAAAAGCAACAGCGGCCGACACCAGTGTAATTTTTGTTCCACCTGCCTACGCTGCAGGTGCGATAATGGAAGCTGCTCAAGCAGGTATTAAAGTTGTCGTTTGTATTACCGAAGGGATTCCTACAAAAGATATGATTCAGGTAAAGCATTATTTAACTGATTTTGATTGTAGACTGATTGGTCCTAATTGCCCTGGAATTATTACTCCGGGAGAAGCAAAAGTGGGTATCATGCCCGGCTTTATTCATACTCCAGGTCACGTAGGTATTGTTTCCAGATCTGGCACCTTAACCTATGAAGCCGTTGATCAAATCACAAAACTTGGGTTAGGCCAATCTACGGCAATTGGCATTGGTGGTGATCCGATTATTGGTACTACTACCAAAGATGCCGTTCAGCTATTTATGGCCGATCCCGATACTCATGGGATTGTTTTGATTGGTGAAATTGGAGGAGATATGGAAGCCGATGCTGCTGAATGGATCAAAGAAAACAGTACAAAACCGGTTGTTAGTTTTATTGCCGGAGCAACCGCACCTAAAGGTCGTACAATGGGACATGCCGGAGCAATTATTAGTGGAAAGGACGATACTGCTCAAGCTAAAAAAGAAAAACTAATTAGTTGCGGAATTCATGTGGTGGATTCTCCAGCCGATATTGGAACTAAAATGGCAGAACTGCTTAAATGA
- a CDS encoding amino acid permease, which produces MDSIDKQHKHGFGTAPVFFTAISTILGAILFLRFGFAVGTLGMGGALLIVILGHMVTIPTALAISEIATNKKVEGGGEYYIISRSFGLNIGVTIGIALYLSQAISVAFYVIAFTEAFEPVINWVNTNYGILLPRQAISLPAMALLALLILTKGAGIGVKALYIVVTILFASLLLFFMGKPTPSMNSEPEGVRYIFGNLDNFFVIFAIIFPAFTGMTAGVGLSGDLRNPAKSIPIGTTVATVVGLIVYVFIIWKINVSASIDEMLTEQLVMSKIALYGWLVIPVGLAASTISSALGSVMVAPRTLQALGSDNFLPFTRINKIFAKGKRDSDEPINASILTVIIAFIFVAMGNVNSVAEIISMFFMVTYGSICLISFLNHFGSDPSYRPAFRSKWYLSLIGFLLSFWLMFKINGLYAFLAIVLMTALYLWVSNKRKERDGLQSIFKGAIFQMNRRIQVYLQKSRSIKMGESWRPSAICVSKKSLEHEDAFNFLNWVSYKYGFGTYIHLIEGFYNLETSRQAQSSLKELILQSNAKSNNVYIDTIISPSYTSAMAQAIQLPGISGMENNMIIFEYDKKNLSELKTVIDNFHLTLPGSHDVCIFGSSEKRYSPKAPIHVWIRSFDFENSNLMILLSYIISEHPDWRKSTIKIFDICKANEEEMTKQDLVALVKSGRIPIAPQNIEIISKDESVSSKKIISEKSAKAGLTIIGFRPEHLNIYGLDLFKGYDAIGDIVFVNCHEVKEIE; this is translated from the coding sequence ATGGACTCCATAGATAAGCAGCATAAGCATGGCTTTGGAACAGCACCGGTATTTTTTACAGCAATCTCAACCATTTTAGGTGCCATCTTATTTTTAAGATTTGGCTTCGCAGTTGGTACTTTAGGGATGGGTGGAGCTTTGCTCATCGTAATACTGGGTCATATGGTTACAATTCCAACGGCTCTAGCAATTTCAGAGATTGCGACAAATAAAAAGGTTGAAGGTGGTGGCGAATATTATATTATTTCACGATCATTTGGATTAAATATTGGGGTTACAATTGGAATTGCACTTTACCTGTCGCAAGCCATAAGTGTTGCATTTTATGTTATAGCTTTTACAGAGGCTTTCGAGCCGGTAATTAATTGGGTAAATACCAATTATGGAATCCTTTTACCACGTCAGGCAATTAGCTTGCCTGCGATGGCATTGCTTGCTTTGTTAATTCTGACGAAAGGAGCCGGAATAGGTGTCAAAGCTTTATATATCGTTGTAACAATTTTATTTGCTTCGCTGCTATTGTTTTTTATGGGAAAACCAACTCCATCTATGAATTCGGAACCAGAAGGTGTCCGTTATATTTTTGGTAATCTTGATAATTTTTTCGTGATTTTTGCTATCATATTTCCTGCATTTACTGGTATGACAGCAGGTGTTGGCCTTTCGGGAGATTTAAGAAATCCTGCTAAATCAATCCCAATTGGAACTACAGTTGCAACAGTGGTCGGGTTGATTGTTTATGTTTTTATAATCTGGAAAATTAATGTATCAGCAAGTATAGATGAAATGCTAACCGAACAATTGGTGATGAGCAAAATAGCGTTATATGGTTGGCTTGTAATTCCTGTTGGGCTCGCTGCATCTACTATCTCTTCTGCACTTGGATCGGTAATGGTAGCTCCTCGTACATTGCAAGCTTTGGGTTCAGATAATTTTTTACCATTTACACGAATAAATAAAATTTTCGCTAAAGGAAAGAGGGATTCAGATGAACCAATTAACGCTTCCATACTTACAGTAATAATTGCGTTTATTTTCGTGGCAATGGGAAATGTTAATTCTGTGGCAGAAATTATTTCTATGTTTTTTATGGTGACTTATGGTTCCATTTGCCTTATTTCCTTCTTAAATCACTTTGGTTCTGATCCATCGTATCGACCGGCATTTCGATCGAAATGGTATTTGTCGTTAATTGGATTTTTGTTGAGTTTTTGGCTTATGTTTAAAATCAATGGATTGTATGCATTTTTGGCAATTGTTTTGATGACCGCATTGTACCTGTGGGTTTCAAATAAGCGCAAGGAGCGCGATGGACTGCAATCTATATTTAAGGGTGCAATTTTTCAGATGAACCGTCGGATTCAGGTCTATCTTCAAAAATCCAGAAGTATTAAAATGGGAGAGAGTTGGAGACCTTCAGCCATTTGTGTTTCGAAAAAATCACTTGAGCATGAGGATGCATTTAATTTTTTAAACTGGGTTTCGTATAAATATGGTTTTGGTACTTATATTCATCTTATCGAAGGTTTTTATAATCTGGAAACAAGCAGGCAGGCACAGTCAAGTTTGAAAGAGTTAATCCTACAATCGAATGCAAAAAGTAATAATGTATACATCGATACCATTATTTCACCTTCATATACTTCGGCAATGGCGCAGGCAATCCAATTACCCGGAATATCGGGTATGGAGAATAATATGATCATATTTGAGTATGATAAAAAGAATTTGTCCGAATTAAAAACTGTTATTGATAATTTTCACTTAACTCTTCCCGGAAGTCATGACGTATGTATATTTGGAAGTTCTGAAAAAAGATATTCGCCAAAAGCGCCTATACATGTTTGGATCAGGAGTTTCGATTTCGAAAATTCTAATTTGATGATTCTTTTAAGCTATATCATTTCAGAGCATCCTGATTGGCGCAAATCTACCATCAAAATTTTTGATATTTGTAAAGCAAATGAAGAAGAAATGACCAAACAGGATTTGGTCGCATTGGTTAAAAGTGGGCGTATTCCGATCGCACCGCAAAATATAGAAATTATCAGCAAAGATGAATCTGTAAGCAGTAAAAAAATCATTTCTGAAAAGTCTGCAAAAGCAGGATTGACCATTATCGGCTTCAGGCCCGAGCACCTCAATATTTATGGGCTCGATTTGTTTAAAGGATATGATGCAATTGGTGACATTGTATTTGTTAATTGCCATGAAGTAAAAGAAATAGAATAG
- a CDS encoding SPOR domain-containing protein, with protein sequence MKLKKSTPIIIIFIFSSMIVWPQDKTIPKDFCISEKANKLFVLINEARTQKQLDRLPLSASLSFVAYTHINDLIQNHPDTSLCNLHSWSDKGIWTSCCYQAYIPVQECMWNKPQEISPYKYRGYELAFWQSEDLTAEEIFEGWMNIPQASDMILNKGEWQNVWRAMGVGIKDGYAVVWFGRAVDNEPKPNICGEAQKPNRENNPIISEKISVISEKTNQYYLIFGSFNRLKDAEKRTEKLKKDGFNDAVILMTDEKYRIALSSYPDLESAKTAQSGLDKKYDESWIFKF encoded by the coding sequence ATGAAGCTAAAGAAATCGACTCCAATTATTATCATCTTTATATTTTCCTCCATGATTGTATGGCCGCAAGACAAGACGATTCCCAAAGATTTTTGTATTTCGGAAAAAGCAAATAAATTATTTGTATTGATCAATGAAGCACGAACGCAGAAACAACTTGACCGACTACCCCTATCAGCTTCTTTATCATTTGTAGCTTACACACACATCAATGACCTAATCCAGAATCATCCAGATACCAGTTTGTGCAATCTCCATTCATGGTCGGATAAAGGAATCTGGACATCCTGTTGTTATCAAGCTTATATCCCCGTACAAGAATGCATGTGGAATAAGCCACAAGAAATTAGTCCATATAAGTACAGAGGGTACGAATTGGCTTTTTGGCAAAGTGAGGATTTAACAGCTGAAGAAATATTCGAGGGATGGATGAATATCCCTCAAGCTTCTGATATGATTTTAAATAAAGGGGAATGGCAAAATGTATGGAGAGCCATGGGAGTAGGTATCAAGGATGGTTATGCAGTTGTGTGGTTTGGACGTGCAGTTGACAATGAACCAAAGCCAAATATTTGTGGCGAAGCACAAAAACCCAACCGTGAAAATAACCCAATTATTAGCGAAAAAATATCAGTTATTAGCGAAAAAACCAATCAATATTATTTAATTTTTGGCAGTTTTAATCGCCTTAAAGATGCAGAAAAACGAACTGAGAAACTTAAGAAAGATGGTTTTAATGACGCAGTTATTTTAATGACAGATGAAAAATACCGGATTGCACTTTCATCATATCCGGATTTAGAATCGGCTAAAACAGCCCAATCCGGTTTAGATAAAAAATATGATGAATCCTGGATTTTTAAGTTTTAA